cagattcgtggggtgaagccTTTAAAGGAGATCATATAGTGTATGGAATCACGCTACTTTTAGATGATCACAATAGTTTACACGTGTTTCTCAACATAAATGCTctattttcattatattttcgTAATCTTTTCTCTCactcattatttcattttttcttctttctagaatTTCATATTTCGTCGCGCTGGGACTAATGTATGTACCTGCTCTGTAACTGTTCTCAAAGATCATCCAGTAAAGTAACACTCAATTAGTTAACTACTCTATTCTTAATTATTGTGACAATTCAATTATAGTGATGTTTAATTACACAATTGCACTTCATTACTACATGTAATTACGTTTACATTTACACTTACATTAAAATCCACGTTGAAACTAACGCGGTGAGGCTGGTGGAGAGAAACTACGGATAGTGATAGCCCACTTTTGTTTAAGGCCGTCAATCCGCACAAGCTATTTTGGGAAATGTACTCCTTTTCACTTCAATGCTTACTCTTCATCTTAAGTTTTTCAAGAATGctgaataattaataaaagttCTGCTATGAATTTACAGGACAATAAACGAAGTGTAGAGTTGCagagatgaaaattttcctagttttctAAAGCTATAACaggaaattatgaaaagaGGAGTAAAATTAGAGTTGAGGTAAAATAAATCACGTTATACATACCCGTGTAAGAATCGCGCTACACTCAACTTTATTAGGGACTACAGTTCCTTTTTACGTTGCAACAGTGTCGAAGAGCTTTACGGCTCTCATCGCGTGTATCACATAAACCACatatttgctctttttttcttatttttgatttttaattctaaattttaaaaaagccacTACTTATTGTTACTAACATAGTGGGTTGTAATTTTTGTCATGCTTACATTCTTATATATTTctatatataaaaaattcttattcttGCTTATTAAAGATGCTCGCAGCCGCTTTTAACAAAAAATCGTTGGTCGTGGGAACAAGAGAAGATTAAGATGAGATAAGGGATTAGCGAAAACGAAAATTCGGAGGAGAAAGCTCTACGTTATCGGCTGAGCCAAGTCACACGTGTAAAGTTTTGAAGGCATTCTAATtgattatatttttaaatacaaCCGTACTGTCGATCATAGGTACATACGTACGCATATATTTacgtagtttctttttttactatttggAAGTCTAATTCTatgaaaaaacaaggaaaattattattgtttttggatttatttcaacaattttgGTATTCCGTCCACGAAGTAGTGCAAATCTAAGAATTAACGTtactttttcagttctttgcCCTTTGCAttagctttttcttttgcaaagtTTTGAGTAAGATTTCTAAACGAAATGAATTTATTTGGAAGtcgacattttttgtttgttttcaagacAATACACAcgataataatagcaataataataataataaagataataataataataataataataataataataataacataatacaATAGACAGTTCTGATTAATGCTTAGTATATATGTAGCTAACTACTGTAAGCGATATTGCTAAGATTTAATCCTTGCGAAGGATCATATAAGTGCTCCTCTTGAGAGTGCAAATCCTTGATAAgtgaggaaagaagagaaaggagagGGGTCGCCTTAAGAAAGTCAAAAGGTTGACATTCTCTAACTAAATTTACATAAGTAGAAACAATCCGTGAGATTCAgcaaattgaatttaaaagagagataagaaaaaaggagagtaaAAAGGATTAGCGAGACCGGTCCTTGAAAGAAGACTGAGCAAGACAGGAAATTAGAAGTGGGCTGCTACGATGAGAAGGTCATTCGATGACAGATCACTCTGATGTCTATTCCCATCTTTTCACACTCAAAATACTTTAGCGTCGACTAATGTTCAGTATTTCTCGTAGTAGAAAGTGGTCAGGGAACGGTTATCACCCCCAACAACtcacagaaaacagaaattgaagcagagagcaatgaaatttcaaattcatagTCTGAAGTTCACAGTTCATAGTTGAACTATGCTTGTcatcctttaaattttttttctctctggaaAAGGTTCATTAATCGTtatgatgtatgtatgtagataCATAGGTGAATTCAGTCAGGCGTTGTTCCGGCGTGGCAACGTTACTGGAGGAGAACGAGATCAACAAGATAgattaactgaaaaaaacaggACTTGTTTTCGCGCAGTGTTTCTATGAGCGAATAAATATTTGTAGGAATCGTCGAACGTTAGAGGCAAAGCGACGCTGCCGTCGTACTTTAATTTTACGATGTGACGAGTGGAGAATTTCTCAGGGTTGGTGAAATTATTCCTAGATGCGTAGATATCCttattctctctctctccctgtCGGGCGAATGTGACAGAGATGTGCGGTGGCGAAAAAACAATGTCTCCACAAGTCACACATTCCtgttaaatgaaattttgtttgaattctTAGccaattgatttttttcaagaaaagctagacgaaaaaaaagaggaattccTCAAATTATGTGAAAACGAGACTTTTGTGGGATTCTGCGGTGTTGTATTAATTTTCTCAGGCAGTGCTATGAATACATAGTACATGTGTTTATCTCCAGGCACCCGGCCGACAGcgtaaaaattattgaatgtCAAAAGTGTCACAATCATACTACTCTTACTGTGTAGGCTATGTACTTGACTTATAGTTCGGAAAATTGTGtgaaatttcaggattttgaatttttaaatcctacttgaatttttaattttttttttgaagaaattcggTGATGATCTTCTTAAATAGGCAATATTTTAAAACTATCCGAAGTTGTCTATAAATCTTGAGAAAACTTTGATTGTGAGGAAGaaagttttctgaaaaaaaaatcgtacttCCGTAATCATTCTTAGATACGTAGACAATGTCCTCACTCTCTGACGGAAGATGTGTGCacggtaaaaataaaaatatatttttctaatttttttgaagaagtaccGAATACTATTCAAAAAGCACTTATTGTGtaaattaaattgatttttttctcggcacTAGCTAGCACCAAATAAAGTATGTTTCTTTTGAAACGAGTACAAATTCAATTCACTGTAGATTGTCTGCTCTACTGATCCGAAAAAATTAGTGAATTCTATCGAGTATTAACCAGTGCATAGCAGGCCTTATGTTATCCGAACTTAACAGTATAAGTAGCTGAATAAATTTTGGAAAGTGTCTTTCAAACATTATCCGGTCACTTAAGCCTGCCTATCCGACCAACTTAATTGACTTTTTATATGAGACAGTAGAACTGTTGCCACATTTGGTGGAttgaaaataaagttaaaatataatatttagataagataagaaaaaaaggaaaaaatcaagtgAAAACGAAAGTAGTAATTATGAAGAGGTAGAAAATCAGTTTCTATGAATAGAGTGGatagaaaatttgaacagGAACAACAGGGAACAGGAGctcatgttgtttttcttccacgCCTGAGCATTGCACTTTTCACTTCCGCTTAGTGAAGTGAGTAAGGGtactaatgaaaaaaatagtgatcAACATTGAGAACGTCAGATAGAAAGAGCAATTGTTGTTAGCGAAAGCAACTGGGACGAGACGTCGTTTGCGTCATTTTGTGTTAAATTTAGTAGCTGGCGTTTCGTTCTATGAATGTTTCGGGAAAAATGGGGAATTTCCAAGAACTTCTATGCCAAATATTAGCTGGAAAAGAAAGTCACACTCATAGGCGCTAGGAAAGCACAAACGGCGTTTCTTCAAGGACGACCAatgtttttccatttccactttttcaggCAAGATTTCTTTTATCAAATAGAGGGTGAatgcgattcgtcgaagacTTGCTTGTCACTTCCACATAACCGGTCGGACGGTAATAAACAAAACTGCTAAATGGCGACATTTCGCTATTGAATTTGCTTGGAATGCTATGCGATGCTCACAATGATGTCGAGAATAACAagtaggattttaacaattgtCACAAAGGTGCTCACTCTGGTGATTGTCGCTAGCATTTGTCATTTCCGTGAATATCCGAGCtagtaaacaacaaaacagtCGACAGTTGTTCGATGTCAACATGAATCGAGTAGTAGATTAATTTACATCCTCTAATGCAAGGAGAGTAACGTGCAGGGATTAGCacaagtaagtttttttttctgttgttgcgAAAACGTGATAGTAAAAAAAGGCAGCACAAAAGGCTCTGAACTGGAAAACGTACAACGACGAAAAATCTCGTACACATTCGTTGTTTTGCATCGTTTACCTCAAGGGCGTAAAGATACCTAAAAAACGGTCAGTGTCTTTTTCAAATGCTTTCTGTCTCctcatgctttgaagggcTATGGCTTTGAaggtcttgttgtgtaaaattcaggcgaaattctagtcagctctgttccatcttgttttttttttgttttaaggcACAcatgcaggtgttttcaataaattaataaataaataattaattaattaaatagcAGTTCAAAcaagttctttgaaaaaagttaacTTTTCACTCGTATACATTTTCAGGAAGCTGTAATTATACTTTTTCTTGCCATTTCCTCTGAAATAATCAACAtgagtgtcttttttttctgctgaagaGACAAAACAGGTAAATAAGTCGCTGAAATTTTTGTGACACCACCTCCAGACTGACCGTATATGCGACGGGCGCTGTAGTGGCTCGGGGGAAGTACCGAAGAAGCTTCGCACAAGTTGCGAACATAGTAGGGAATTGTTGTCGTTTGGACCTATGAGGACgcattttaatttctaaaacttttattttattttagttcatGATTTCTCATGATCTCAAGCGAATAAGGCATGGATTTCTTTCGTGAGATTTTTTCAACAGCTCACTACCCACAATATGTGCAATTGTCCTGGTCCGAATTACGCAGATCAGATTTTCTTGCCATATTTTCCTTCAGACATTCCGTCACTTGCCTCTCTTCGTCCTTAACTTGTGTTCCTAACAATtccaaagctttttttttgattgatttgatcattgaaaaaaagatgatccGGTATTCAAACGTGATTCAACCAACACCAGGATTAGCAGATGACCGGAACGGAGAGAAACGAGGTCAAAAAGAGTATGCTCTTATTTCTTCAATCtctaaaaactacaaaaacatgaatacaaacggaaaatggaaaaatagaaCGCAGTGCGGATGAATTACCGGAAACACTCAATTTTCCTGTTTTACGAAGTTTACGCTAAAAACGCTAGCTAGTACGTAAAACGAAGTTTCTAGTTTTGAATAGAAACCGTACAATTTCAGCCGTTTCATtggttttgttatttttccgCATGGAATACAATCATGAAACATTCGCGAAAGTGCACTAAATGGGAACAACATCGTGATGTCGCAGCAAATACGTAGATGTTTGATGATTTgacagttaatttttttctttttggtaaAAGCAAATACTCCTAGATGGTCGTGATAGCTTTATTCGATTTCTGTCTTCGCTCTCGCCGGATATTCAGAGGTAGTAATTGCTATTATGCTATATAacaacgcgcttagtccgcaTGTATGTGTTTGTCCGTGTGTcgtgaaattccagaaagcggTTAGACGTACGGCgcccacggcgtcgaattggtgaaCTGGTGCCCGAAAGCGACGAAATGTGGTGAAACAGGTCCCACAGCGTCGAATTAGTGCGCCAGAACTGTTGAATGTGCTGAGGGACCCTACGGTTCGAGATTGGTGCAACGACGCTAGAAGAAGGAATCAACGGGATTTTTGTGCATCAGGAATAATTCCAAGCGTATTGTcgagaaataaatgatagCCTATCTACGAACACCCATGGCCGTTTTCAAGTGCACAGACCCTGTTGTACGCCTCCATATCTCTATTCGTCTGTAGTTGccttcaccatttttttttggagaattccttcttcaaaaactgGATGCATGTAAGCAAACAGTTGCTAGTAGTTAGAGTTTACGTGATATGATGTAGCACCCTTATATTTTGATCAGATTGACGGCATCCACACCATTTTACATTTGCGTATCATTCTATTTTAATTGCtgttaagaaaataaagaccTTTGTCGAGTACTTCGTGATGTTTTCGAATTGCTGAGGTATCAAAGGAACATAGATATAAGATTAAGTTTAAGTATTCTCTGAATGTAGAATATTCGGACACCTACACCAAAATGGaaaagcaaaacgaaaaaagcttcttctgaaaagaaaaacaatttaatttttttttcagaaatttacgGAAACCTACACCAAAATGGAAAAGCAGGACGAAAAAagcttcttctgaaaaaaaaaacaatttaattttgtttcagaaATTTACGGAAACCTACACCAAAATGGAAAAGCAGGACGAAAAAagcttcttctgaaaaaaaaaaacaatttaattttgtttcagaaATTTACGGAAACCTACACCAAAATGGAAAAGCAGGACGAAAAAagcttcttctgaaaaaaaaacaatttaattttgtttcagaaATTTACGGAAAGTGCTGAATTGAATTCGTATTCATCACTGAAGACGAAAGAAGAGAGAGGACACGCGGcacggtgcagtcgcgtaagcggttgcgctcgaagcggtgcggtcgagatagcggttggaatcgaggtgggaccatccaTCGCAAAaagcagcaatgaacggtggcagcaaaggtcctcactcgatcctaaccgctacgctccatcgctaCCGCTTCGAGTGCTTCTGAAGCACCGTGCTTCACATCGTGTTGATTCTGCTGTGTAACGTTTAGACATTTAGAAACTTGTCTGAAGGTTTTAGAATCTggtagaagaagaaatgagttcCGTTAGATCAACAAATTTATTCTCGGCCGTAATAACACAAGCGTAGCGTTTGTAGAACtattctaaaaataagaaatgacgTAGACTCCAGCACATATTTTATAAAAGGAGTTGAGATTTACAGATTAATGCTCTGTTAGCGTTCTTGTTTGTCATACATATCATAGTATCGCTTGTTGAAGTTAAAAAGTCGAGGTCGCGAGCCGTAGAAGGAAGACAAGCCCGGGAAATCGCCCTGCACCTGAAATACGTCATGTACTTTTTCTTAGAATACTGTTTGGAATCGTTTTCCTAGAAGTTGctataaaaatgagaacacACGATGATGGAGATAGATGCACCTTCACGTTGATTATTGATAGcttcagctctttttttttgacggaGAGCAAGagcagaaaatgtgaaatgagaGGAgattaaatcaaaatttacgaaataacaaaaaagaaggtaGTAGACCAGTTTAATTAGTTTTTATCTTCCTTAATTCCTTTGagtataatttttaattgattttcttgagctgtagccaagattgctattgatcttctttataAAAGCAgctaactttattttttattcttcattaaACAACActtaagaaaatcaattaaaaacttcatttttaaagATATCATATCAAGATTCAAAGATAGTCGAACATGGCCAATACCTTCGAGCATATTTTTAACGTATTCACTACTACACTATATACTACTATACTATATCGTGGCTAATGGTCTCTCACTATAacaagatgattttttttctcttctgaaaatATACAAGTAGCTAAATCGGAAAATCACAGTAGATCACAGTAGGCGTTATCTCGTTTGCAAGCGCTTTACATGCCGGAAATGGCTTGTTCTATGCAAATCCCAGTTGAAGCTTACATAATTTTCCAGGGAACAACAAACTAGAAAGACAGAGATCCAAAACTGGTTCTTTGAGTGAAAGTagtattaatttattataaatacATATGCCTATATAATACAGTTACGATTGATACTACTAATTATTAACAATTTTTGCACATACATTTGTTGATGAGCGGTTCGAGGATATTATTTGATTAATACATATACATAGCAATATATCAATCTAACCGGATTTTTTAAGGCATTTATAAACCCCGTTAATCcctctgagaagaaaaagaaacaaaaacagctgGCAGGCAAACAGGCAGAGTTTCTTGGCGGAATCAAATgtgatttaattgatttcgTAGAGTTTTTGATTGCACCCACCTGCCTAACTCGCACTGATGAACGCCATGCTGGCATATTTCGGCTGAATTGAACTTGCTGAAAAGTTTAGGTGGACAGACGTTTTTCTGCGCAAATTAAACCGATAATGAGCTTACCTTGACaactttgttgttttcttctgcaCAAGCATAAATAATCACAAACACTATGCAAAGCAGAATTGTACGAGTGGAGGTCATGCTGTAAATCTGCAAAAGTTCTAATTCAGAACGTCAGACGACGGGAATCTGATAAGAAAGTCAAACAATGGAAATGGACAACCTTATCAACAATCATAACACTATCCAGACACaagcacttaaaggcatcaccctacgaatctgggatggtacggatttcaagtggactatttgtatacgggatcggagactatggagaggggggtgattccgtccatttcttcctgattgccgtaaaaaacggccgggaagatgtgcgcgtgcacaaggctggcgcgctccaatcgaactccttgcccGAAGGCGTATcgtccaggccgttttttacggcagttaggaagaaatggacgaaatcactctTCTAccaataatctactatcccgtacacgaatattccacctgaaatccgtaccacctcagattcgtggagtgatgtctttaaggatACTGCCccgtgcgtagatctcattcacGTTGGATGAAAATCTATGAGAACGCGGTGGCTCGCAAGCTCCGCCGGTCGAttagactggtcagtttgttttcctaatcttgcgtggtgtacttagaGCGACATCGAGGCTTGGTAATGATAGAGGAGGAGTTGGATGGGATCAAAAACCTCAGGTCGTTTCCGTGCCTTTGATATAGACGAATTTATCGAAACTTTGGGCCGTGAATGAAGGTTCACGAAAACTCCATTGGTCCAACTAACATAAGTTCTATTAACGGTTGTATAAGTGAGATGTTTTCTAGGAAAGTTACTTAGCTTAGCTTCATATGGATTTTCTAGCTTTTTAGGCGGGTGTGACAGGAGGAAATCTGATCGGTGAAATCTTCAAACTTCAGGATTTCTGCCGAGATTTCATCTGGAAACACATTTTCACAATCAGGAACGCGTGAATAAATCAAAACTACAGAAGTAATATGTTTCTGGGGCAACTAATCTTGATGTGATGGATAATTTCATTGCGGAAGAACATATCGAAAAGGTATGCTTGTTCTTTGggtaaaattaataattataattaataatttagcTAGGAGTTAGGTATTAATTAGATGTAGTGGAATAATGGTTTTCTCTATCCTTGTTCTAACTTGGCCGGACAACGTCACTAACTACGTTGAGAGTGCTAAACCACCACCAAAATAACGGCTATTGGCGGCAGGTAGAGCACTAAAGGCATTATTGATAGCAGCCAAAAGTCccaaaatgaacagaaaggatgagtgcatgGTGATCACAAACGAAATAGCCCTGTATCAAGATTTGTGCGAGTTtcgatctacggggcgggtaGTCAGGTCCTTTATAAAAACCGCTGTGGTATGTGATGGTCTCTTACTTTCCCAGATTCACCAAATGAGGTTTTACGCTGGCCGATGTGTTGTTCATTGAGTTCGCTTATCTTTTGAATGCATTCTGTAGGTGATGAGatgcttgagaggataaatcactgatagaatttgattttctaagctctgacgaaggcgataacacAGGacgaaagaaataaagagatgaaataaaagaaaactagaagtTAGCTGTTAATGAAGATCAAACCAATTTTGGCCACGATTTAAAgcgatcaccccacgaatctgaggtggtacggatttcaagtggaataGTCGTATACGGCAAAGTAAATTATATAAAGAAGGGtaattctgtccatttcttcctaactgtcataaaaaacggcccagaag
This is a stretch of genomic DNA from Necator americanus strain Aroian chromosome II, whole genome shotgun sequence. It encodes these proteins:
- a CDS encoding hypothetical protein (NECATOR_CHRII.G8004.T1); this encodes MTSTRTILLCIVFVIIYACAEENNKVVKQVQFSRNMPAWRSSVRVRQVQGDFPGLSSFYGSRPRLFNFNKRYYDMYDKQER